The region aaaactgttttttgtaacCATGCCAACAAAAGAGAGGCAAAGATTTCcaaagagcagttttgaagtaGCAGCTATGAGCAGCCACATAgatcaaactgttttaaaaagaaagaaattaaagattTTATCCAGGTTTTATCCAAGATATCAGTGCCTGCAGTGAACCCTGATGAATCAACACTTTTTTCCTACCCAGtgtttcaagaaaaaaaaaaaaaaaaaaagagctactGCTGACACCGTGTGGTGAGAGTGCAAACCTGCAGGGGTCCTGGATGACCGTGTGGCTGCCTCCTGCGGGTCTGCTTGATGAGCTGGCAAAAGAACTCGTTCTGAAGCTCCGGGTGGGTCAGACACACCTGCAAAGCACTCTGGGCCAGCGACACATGGTAGTCGATAGCCGGGGCGTCGATGGCCACATTGATGAAAAGCTGACAAGTCTGAGGAGAGTTGATACATtgagacagacacaggaggAGAGATAATCTGTTTAAGATTAGAGCTACAGGAAACTGTAAACTATTACattgttacaataataacacGCGATTATCTGCCCACAATGAGGTTTctgcataaaacgtcatttcAATATCAATGTATCAACGTATGTGTTTTAGTGTTTACCTTAAAGAGTTTGACAGCTTCTGTCTGCAGGGCCTGTGAGGGCAGCGTGGTGAGAGGAGATAACAAAGCCTCTTTACTGAAACACAGCATGGGATGTCTCCAGATCTGAGAGTCtggaagacagagacacagacaagcAGTGAGAAGAACGTGTCAcatgaatgaatataaaaacCCATTTGCCTCACACAAGAGGAaaaattaacacacagaaaaagacacattatatgcaaaaagaacaaatgactggacaaataaaaagacTACAAGACAAAATGATTAGTAAAAGATGCAATAAGTTGTAGAAGATACATGTACACTTTagcaaaaagtctttttttgcatcttaaatgtaaaaaaaaaaaaacagaatagaaAATTGTAATTCCTGACTGACTGGTTGAAAGAGGAGAAAACGTGATCCAGTTTACTCATGGACATACAGCAGTAACTTTTGGTTCATGATGATGTTGACAGTCAGTTGACATCATCAATATTCCATCTCATTATTTTCACAGAAATCTGAGTTAAGGCTGTAATTACAGGAGGCAATGGGAAattcttcttttactttttattcaatCAGACGACTCAACCATGAAGGAGCGTGTTGTTTAATTGTTCACACAGTTCGTTGTGCgtaaatacacaaataatttgagtttttctttttaaactacAAGGACTTAGTTCATACCATGTGGTTATATGGGGCATAGCAAATCACAATAAAATTAATTGTGTGAAATTATAAAGCAGGACAGAAACTGCAGTAAATATAATTTGTAATTGAAATACTCACTTGGATCTCCATCCAGCTGGAAAAGTTTTCCCACCAGTTGTTCGAACTCGGTGCCAACTTTACCCACCGTGGTGCCTGCTGCCACAGACAGATGGTACAGCCACGAATCCTGTGGCGGCGCAGCGACAGGTTTGGACATATTTACAGAAGAGAACACAATTAGACTTTACAATCAAGTCACAACCAAAGTTAGTAATcagttaaatataaatgaaccATTCCTTTTGCTCCTCTCTATTACTATGACatgcagcaacacaacacagattcACCCTCTATCCAATCTATTACAGCTTTTATATTCTTGAGAGCTTTTACATGTTATGTATGTGAGGTATGTGCTTCTTTTCTGACTTGTCTATATCTATGTAAGTGGAAAGAAGAGCATTAGCATGGCACAGTGAAGACCAGTGTGGCTGCAGCAAAGAAAagtgcaccaaaaaaaaaaaagtgcaatttGTCAGTAgaagatttaagaaaaaaacatcactgttaatacatataaatatcTCTCAGTATTGAAGGTTATTATGTGTGCTGTTTTTACATTCTGCTATTCTCCATGACTGCTTCACTTGACCAGTTTAGAtggtgataaataaaaaagctaaGACGGTGTTGTGAGAGTGCTGCTGTGATGATGttaacctctgaccttttcatGGCGGGATTCGATTAGCAGGTAAGTCGGTCCTTGCTCCTGTGGGTGGACAGCGATGGTGAAGGATGCTGCCTGTAAGCCCCGCCCACATGCCTTCAGGTCATCATCTGAATCCCGGGACctgtccacctcctccaccttgGCCTCCCACAGCTTAATCTGCCCCAGCGGgaactgcaaacacacacgtaaacacacataaactcaCATTCTGCACCAATTAAATTAGTTTcatatcagttttttttcttctattcaGCCCTTTAGAAAAGGATTTACCattatatttcaaaaacataaaaaaaaaaattctgcagtgaaaatgtcttattaattaattaattcaaatcGATTGTGGGGTTGACGAAGCACAGAACAGTGCATCACCTCTGGTAAAGACAGCAATGAAATTTTCACCTTAACAGGAGCCTTACAGTTTTGTCTGTACATCATGTAAATCTTTAAGATTAAGAAATCTTTTCAGTGATGATCTGATGAATCTCACCTTGTCCTCCTGGCTTCTGAAGTAGTACAGCGTTTTGCCGATCAGAGCACACCAAACCCGCTTAGAGTAGCCGTgcttcacctgcagcagagcaTGTACAAAGTTCAGAACCTTCAGTGACAATACAGTGGGAGATATGAgctgttaaatatatatatatatgtagacaTAAGCATTAATACTACAGTGTTATTAAAATCAGTATTAAAAAGAGTATGAGGCCATATTGGTAAGTTGTTGGACCTTTATGAGCAGTCCCTTCATGCCAGGGCGAATGTCTGGCTGGGTGAAGAGAGGACTGGCAGCTTTCACCCTCAGCACGCTCAGCAGCACCCTGAGCCACTCCTCCAGCAGGTTAGGGGAGTCAGCTTTCAGGTAGTACACACGCTTCCCTGTCACTATCtacacacaacaggaaaaacacaggtgtggGTGAAGAAATCACCTGACAGTGTATAAATGCTGAAAGATTTAACATGTCCCCTTTAAttgtgcttctgtgtttctACTTGGTGGAGATAATTTGATCAGAGCTGACAGGTTAAATGATGGCGGACCTAGTTTTGGAACAAAGACTAGAGATGAGGTGAGATGAATACCTGGAGAACTTGTTTTCCCTCTCCACGGGCGATGCTGCTGGTGGCGTTGACCTCGATCTGACCCTGAGGTTTCCTGATCACATCGCTCTGTGGGAGAATGATGAGAGACAAGacacaacagcaacagagcCGAATGATTACATATGGTCTATCCATCCAATAATTGGTCaataacattaatataaaatttGACAATAAATACCTCATGGAGTatataaaaggcaaaaatataTTGAAGGTGCCAATAAATTTAGATTTAtacacaacaaaatgaaaagagtgATGAGTGAAACCCACAGGTGACTTGTAATAGAGCAGCTCTCCGTCCTTGAGGACGAACCAACGTCTCTTCCAGGTTTTCTTCCAGGTCTTCACCATTTTCAGCAGGTAGCCCGACTTCTCCATCGGCTCCTGCAAGATTCAACACTGTACAGTTTTATGTTGCACTACTGTGTGTACAGTGCAGGAGGTAAAAGAGAACCTGACAAAAATATGCCTGAGTTTATAGATTATTTAAAACCTTATTCCTTGTAATATTTGTGGATTATCAGTTCTGGAGAATTTAGATATAACTTAATGggttgttattattttaacgTTTGCAAACAAGTCGTACAAACTCTTCAAACCACTTTAAACTACATGAAATATACTATAATACACTATTAAAACAGCTTTGACAGTGTTCAATCCAGCAGAACTCGTGCTGTGTTTCTGCCTCTAGTCACACTCTGAaatttacacataaaaacagctcTGCACTGTTATCACTTAACAATGTGGAGCACAGGTGCTAATAACTGGATGactttgttgtgtgtgtcacatgagAAGTGATCAATAGGCCTGGATGTATCGCTGAGACACCGACTGACTCACACTCTTGCCGTTGTCGCTGGCTGAGGAGCAGGTCTTGGGCAGTTTCTGCTCTGGTTCGGAGCACTCTGTGTCGGTGGAGTAGGCATCAGGAGGGATGGCGTAGTCGCTCTCTGATGTCATCGAAGACATCGACACAGCTGGAGGAGATGCAAAGTGGTCGGGTGGGTGAGAGTCCAACATACAGTCTGTTCATTCACAGCTATAAACCACAATCGTTTAGTGtttctttaatgaaaaaaagtaaattcatAGTAAAGGTTAACATACAAATAAATAGCACGGAAGAACAATAAGTTACAGGGGAGGAGAACATCATTAAGCGAAGTTTATTAGGAGCATTGCACAATCGCTGGTGGCTGTCACAGACACGATGGATTTGTATTGGAAATCTGAAGCAGCTTCTGTTCTCAGAGAGAGTTTTCCCTTCAGTCTAAAAACCCTTCAGGCACAGTATACGTGGGTGTGTTGTACCTCTCTTGAGAGAGCGCGGGCTGCCGGGGCTGCTGTCTTTGCGGGAGCTGGATGAGGTGTGGGAGCTGCAGAAGGAGCCGTCCTCCTCTCCTGAGCTGGACGACTCCTCGGAGCTGGACGACTCGTCTGAGAATGGACTGCTGCTCAGTAGAGTGGCTTTCtgcaaaacacaagacaaaaagtCGAGGTCAACACACTAGTGAacgcacacaaagacactgcGACAGttacaaatacatgcacatgAACATGAACGACAGATATTTGCACTTGCTTTAAGTAATACTGGCAGCTGGGGTCAGGAAGATGCAGAGAACAACTGAAGGTTTCAaaagcacagagacactgaacaTTTACAAGATACAGTCAGAATGGTAACATCTGCTGGCTAATCCTTGGTATTGCATTTGTATGGAAGTCAGTGAGTCTTGCGTTTAACAGCAGAGTTTCTCTTACTACATACTGACAGAACAGACATAACAGGTCTATATTATACAACCCTTGTTTTAACCTTTGGTTGTTTGCCTCTACCAAGTAGTCCAATTGCAGTTTACAtgcatgtctgtccagactatAATATGTATAGTGCAGACTTTAAAGGAAATTCATAACAAGTATTACATatcttttttcaaaatgaaacttaTCACTATTATTAGGAGAATATTCTTTATTAACTGTTAACCATGGTGTGTCTTCCTTTTGCTGTGGCCACTTGAGCCAGGTCATAACACACAAAGTGAATGCTTCACACACACGTCTTCCAGCCAGCAGCACAGACGATCTATACAATCACCACATTTCCAAGGTGGGCACCCAAGATGAGTGTCACCAGTTCGCTATCGGtccaaatgtgaaatatggtcacaatctcaCCTTCTGTTCCTGAGATCTTGTTTTAGCATGATGTTTTGCGTAACATTATGTTGTCTcgatgaggttgacatttgacctttagGATTTAAAATGGCATCAGTTCATTTTATCCTATTgatgtgaaattttgtcataactaGCGTCTTGTGTTTTATGCAGTCGCCGtgactttgaactttgacctttgactcgaccatcaaaatataatcagttcatcatctAGTCCAAGTCCGAATTGAACGTTTGTATCAAATATGAAGAAATTTACTGAGGCGTACTGAGACATCGTGTTTGTGTGATTGGAAGGTACAGATGTTGCAGATGCAGAAAAATGGTCAGATATTAAATTACGCAGCATGGAACTGTAGAGGAGAGCAAAATCAATCAAGCTGTAAATATCTCTCTCTTACTTACCCCCTTCAGAGTAGTGTAAACTGGTGTAGTCATGTTTTTATAGATGAGGGATGTGTACATTACAAAGGCGGGATAGGAGGACTGGAGGGAAGGGTCTGCAACACAGATCACAGGTGAGTTAACCAGGGAAACATCTCTGTACCTGAACAAGCAGCTCagcctctcttttttttttcactgtcttgTCTTACCTTTGCTGGCAGGGTCGGTACAGGAGGTCTCAGACAGTCTGATTCCGGATTTAGCCACAGCATAGATACGACTCTCCTGTGGAGGAAACAACTGTCAATACAGAGCGCATACATTTCTACCGTTAcggaaatattttttttgtgagcaAATGTCCAACAATACTCTCCCAATAGCTGGCAATCAATTTGTAATGAAAAGGTAAGAAAGAAATGATATAGTAATTCATTTGTAGAGGAAAACATGCTGCTATGAATTAGACTAGCTTAGGTTCTCTCTGAGATTAACATGGCAAAGCAACATTTGTCAAGAGAAATCTTCAGATTAAATTCTCAGTCTTGTTAAGGACACATTTCTGCAAGATACAAAACATTGATTTTTGATACTAGGAATAAAGGATAAAGCTACTCCATATCTCTCTGTCAACAATTCCAGTGAAAGCACATcaatcacaaatatatatatactttaatTTTCAATATAAATTAAACCGTTCTCTTAAACAGCTGGCCAGTGTAGTTATAACCAAACTTTACTCAAATGGGAgtaaattgtgtgttttctggggACTACTCTTAGTCGTTGATTTGGTGAGCCAACCAGTATAAACACTTTGACTTTCTTACCCAGGACGGCAACCTGTGTAAAGGTGGAGTAGGAGGTTTGCTGCCAGGTGCGGAGATGTCACAGTCGCGCCTCTCTGGGTTCATCTCTGTACCAGGTTCAGGTGAGGCCTGCAAGGAAGGCATGGTGGGCGTAGCTTGTGAGCTGGGAGGGACTTGAGGAGGTGTGTCCCTGCCGGTCTCCATGCCAACCTCCTGCTCCTGGTCGAGGTCAGTTTCCTGCGGCTGGAAGGGGCGCAGCATGCTGAGGGCGTTACGCGTCTGTCCGTGTGCTGCCTCTGTGCTGATTGGTGGCTGGCTCAGGTGTTTCTTGGCCAGAGACACATTCATCAAGCCGAACCCTGCCGGGGTCCGCAAGCGCGGCTGTTTGGGTGAGGCGGGGTTGTCCCTCGGGTCCTGGGGTGGGTTGGGTCGTTTAGGAGTGAGGGCTGGTGTGAGGATGGGACTGGGAGTGTTAGGTTCGCTGGAAGAGGACGAGGAGTCAAGTCTTTGTGACTGGAATCGTTTGTTGAGCTCTTCAGAGGTGCATTCCTCCAGCTTGGCCCTGTGCgcctccttctccccctccttACACCCTCCCAGGGTCCCATCTGATGGTCCCAGCAGGCTGAAGCGGGGCCGCTCCGCTCGCTGCATGTCATCGTcaaacagagagctgctgtcGTCTGAAGCCGTCAGGTAGGTCTCACTGCCCGGCCGGCTGAACTCCAGACCACCTCCTCCAGTGCCTTCacaccctcttcctcctcctcctcctcttccttgcCCCtctgagggagaagaggagcCCCCCCGAGACTCAGGTCCACATGCATTATCACCCGGGCCTTCAGCTGTACTGCCATTCTCCACAGGGGAACACAGAAGTCCAGTTTGGTCTGGTCTGTGGACTTCA is a window of Seriola aureovittata isolate HTS-2021-v1 ecotype China chromosome 14, ASM2101889v1, whole genome shotgun sequence DNA encoding:
- the plekhh2 gene encoding pleckstrin homology domain-containing family H member 2; this encodes MADGEEAMSQEDWKEKCMVLEALLMKFRVQIIKIRELTADKIQQLETQVIDAEKRAFTAHQQVQWMEEKLKAPDGQSGDSEVRLFQRCQELQALVQEKEDVIAQLEQQLEEQKQIRLQDAKTVEEKAAKIKEWVMLKLSEFEVENAALRETNKQQEGQILELQKQVQAFEDKCVGGRVLCRPGEAHRLSSLTFGCFQVRGKNPQVLTGPAPSQRTLSPQGDTEGRDETGKNKQTASSEKDGEVHRPDQTGLLCSPVENGSTAEGPGDNACGPESRGGSSSPSEGQGRGGGGGRGCEGTGGGGLEFSRPGSETYLTASDDSSSLFDDDMQRAERPRFSLLGPSDGTLGGCKEGEKEAHRAKLEECTSEELNKRFQSQRLDSSSSSSEPNTPSPILTPALTPKRPNPPQDPRDNPASPKQPRLRTPAGFGLMNVSLAKKHLSQPPISTEAAHGQTRNALSMLRPFQPQETDLDQEQEVGMETGRDTPPQVPPSSQATPTMPSLQASPEPGTEMNPERRDCDISAPGSKPPTPPLHRLPSWESRIYAVAKSGIRLSETSCTDPASKDPSLQSSYPAFVMYTSLIYKNMTTPVYTTLKGKATLLSSSPFSDESSSSEESSSSGEEDGSFCSSHTSSSSRKDSSPGSPRSLKRAVSMSSMTSESDYAIPPDAYSTDTECSEPEQKLPKTCSSASDNGKSEPMEKSGYLLKMVKTWKKTWKRRWFVLKDGELLYYKSPSDVIRKPQGQIEVNATSSIARGEGKQVLQIVTGKRVYYLKADSPNLLEEWLRVLLSVLRVKAASPLFTQPDIRPGMKGLLIKVKHGYSKRVWCALIGKTLYYFRSQEDKFPLGQIKLWEAKVEEVDRSRDSDDDLKACGRGLQAASFTIAVHPQEQGPTYLLIESRHEKDSWLYHLSVAAGTTVGKVGTEFEQLVGKLFQLDGDPNSQIWRHPMLCFSKEALLSPLTTLPSQALQTEAVKLFKTCQLFINVAIDAPAIDYHVSLAQSALQVCLTHPELQNEFFCQLIKQTRRRQPHGHPGPLQGWQFLALCVGLFLPQHPFLWLLQAHLKRHGDSRTEVGKYAIYCQRSMERTQQKGERQARPSRMEILSILLRNPYHHSLPFSVPVHFLNNTYQVVSFDASTTVDDFQCRLNQDTGMRKTGLSGFSLYTDDPTGRELEHCLQGGIKICDIISKWEQACKEQHTGKFENTRTVRLTYKNRLYFSLQVRGESERERMLLAYQTNEAIVAGHFPVNKELALEMAALLAQVEYGDFERPFSAPGSAQTKSNQTLKQVLERFYPKHYRRTTSEEQLRQLLQRLSARWASLRGRSSSECIRIYLTVARKWPFFGAKLFEAESITSSPEQGVRVWLAVHEDGISVLEHNSIKPLVSHPYKNLMTFGGCKQDFMLVVGQSSGTNTSKDKPTEKHLFAMDTSKIREITLLISGYINSAHQQKAAAHHLSAPALMVAQPVCLKSKELRSKSPPAQGRPSKTPTLL